A stretch of the Bordetella genomosp. 8 genome encodes the following:
- a CDS encoding zinc ribbon domain-containing protein, whose translation MPLYDYSCEQCGDFAAMQPMARWRDPSPCPECGAASDRILAGAPALGALSSAVNRAHAMNERNASEPRSTRGGHGMNCSCCGGGRRPGKTRTTADGGKTFANSRPWMISH comes from the coding sequence ATGCCACTTTACGACTACTCCTGCGAGCAATGTGGCGACTTTGCCGCCATGCAACCCATGGCCCGGTGGCGCGATCCGTCGCCCTGCCCGGAATGCGGCGCGGCCTCGGACCGCATCCTGGCCGGCGCGCCCGCGCTGGGCGCCTTGTCGTCGGCGGTCAACCGGGCCCATGCCATGAACGAGCGGAACGCCAGCGAACCGCGCAGTACGCGGGGCGGGCACGGCATGAACTGCAGCTGCTGCGGCGGCGGCCGCCGCCCCGGCAAGACGCGCACGACCGCCGATGGCGGCAAGACTTTCGCCAACAGCCGGCCGTGGATGATCAGTCATTGA
- a CDS encoding TRAP transporter substrate-binding protein: MQRRSFLKKATLGAAAGGATLASPVFAQESPTINWRLASSFPRSADAIYSGGENLAKYVGEATGGKFNIRAFPAGEIVPALQVLDGVQNGTVECGHSASYYYFGKDPALSFDAAVPFGLNTRQMNAWMRHGDGLKLLRELFKTYNVVNFPCGYTGTQMGGWFRNEIKSVDDLKGLKFRMSAFAGAVLSRLGVVPQQIAGGDIYPALEKGTIDGAEWIGPYDDEKLGFNKVAKYYYFPGWWEGTLQVSLYVNQEAYNKLPKHYQAVLEQASAAATNDMIAKYDAENPAALRRLIANGAQLRAFPKPVMDACYAESLKVYEEMSAKSPMFKKLYESMVAFRDNEIPWFRVADGSFDGYMGTIGRNNGGK; the protein is encoded by the coding sequence ATGCAACGCCGTTCCTTCCTGAAAAAGGCCACCCTGGGCGCCGCCGCCGGTGGCGCCACCCTCGCTTCCCCCGTCTTCGCCCAGGAATCCCCGACCATCAACTGGCGGCTGGCCTCCAGCTTCCCACGCAGCGCCGATGCCATCTACAGCGGCGGGGAGAACCTGGCGAAATACGTCGGCGAAGCCACTGGCGGCAAGTTCAACATCCGCGCCTTTCCCGCCGGCGAAATCGTGCCGGCGCTGCAAGTGCTGGACGGGGTGCAGAACGGAACGGTGGAGTGCGGGCACAGCGCCTCGTACTACTACTTCGGCAAGGACCCGGCCCTGAGTTTCGACGCCGCCGTGCCCTTCGGCCTGAACACGCGACAGATGAACGCCTGGATGCGCCATGGCGACGGCCTGAAGCTGCTGCGCGAACTGTTCAAGACCTATAACGTGGTGAATTTCCCGTGCGGCTATACCGGGACCCAGATGGGCGGCTGGTTCCGCAACGAAATCAAGTCGGTCGACGACCTGAAAGGCCTGAAGTTCCGCATGAGCGCCTTCGCGGGCGCCGTGTTGTCGCGACTTGGCGTGGTTCCCCAGCAGATCGCGGGTGGCGACATCTATCCGGCCCTGGAAAAGGGCACCATCGACGGCGCCGAATGGATCGGTCCGTACGACGATGAAAAGCTCGGCTTCAACAAGGTCGCCAAATACTATTACTTCCCCGGCTGGTGGGAAGGCACGCTGCAGGTCTCGCTGTACGTCAACCAGGAGGCCTACAACAAGCTGCCCAAGCACTACCAGGCCGTGCTGGAGCAGGCCTCCGCCGCGGCGACCAATGACATGATCGCCAAGTACGACGCGGAAAACCCGGCCGCGCTGCGCCGCCTGATCGCCAATGGCGCGCAGTTGCGCGCCTTCCCCAAGCCGGTGATGGACGCGTGCTACGCCGAGTCGCTCAAGGTCTACGAGGAAATGAGCGCCAAGAGCCCCATGTTCAAGAAGCTCTACGAGAGCATGGTGGCCTTCCGCGACAACGAGATCCCGTGGTTCCGCGTGGCGGACGGCAGCTTCGACGGCTACATGGGCACGATAGGACGCAACAACGGCGGCAAGTAA
- a CDS encoding phosphodiesterase translates to MTTLIAQLSDPHIREPGRLAYGRIDTAPYLRRAVQAVMTLKQRPDAVILTGDLTDFGRAEEYAHLAELLSGLGMPTYLLPGNHDDRDQLRLSFPAHTYLGDEGPVRYAVKIGGLRVVALDTSVAGRSEGAIGTDQLDWLEATLAAHDDEPVIVALHHPPFETFIGHMDKIGLLEGSAALEAVIARHPNVERVICGHDHRAIEKRFGGTIATVCPSPAHQVCLDLSPDAPSAWVLEPPAFRLYALGQDGRVVSHLAPVGDFDGPHPFHESGKLID, encoded by the coding sequence ATGACCACATTGATCGCCCAGCTTTCCGATCCGCATATCCGCGAACCGGGACGCCTGGCCTATGGCCGCATCGACACGGCGCCCTATCTGCGGCGCGCCGTGCAGGCCGTCATGACGCTCAAGCAGCGGCCGGACGCGGTGATCCTGACGGGAGACCTGACGGACTTCGGCCGCGCCGAGGAATACGCGCATCTGGCCGAGCTGTTGAGCGGGCTGGGCATGCCGACGTACCTGCTGCCGGGTAACCATGACGACCGCGACCAGCTGCGCCTGAGCTTTCCAGCACACACCTACCTGGGCGACGAGGGCCCGGTGCGCTACGCTGTGAAGATAGGCGGCCTGCGTGTGGTGGCGCTGGACACCAGCGTGGCGGGCCGCAGCGAGGGCGCCATCGGTACCGATCAGCTCGATTGGCTGGAGGCGACGCTTGCAGCCCATGACGACGAGCCCGTCATCGTCGCGCTGCATCACCCGCCCTTCGAGACCTTCATCGGGCATATGGACAAGATCGGCCTGCTGGAAGGCAGCGCGGCGCTGGAAGCCGTGATCGCGCGGCACCCCAACGTCGAGCGCGTGATCTGCGGCCATGACCATCGCGCCATCGAAAAGCGTTTCGGCGGCACCATCGCGACGGTATGCCCCAGTCCCGCGCACCAGGTCTGCCTGGACCTGTCGCCGGACGCGCCGTCGGCCTGGGTGCTGGAGCCTCCGGCCTTCCGGCTGTACGCGCTGGGCCAGGATGGCCGCGTCGTCAGCCATCTGGCGCCCGTCGGCGATTTCGACGGACCGCATCCTTTCCATGAAAGCGGAAAATTGATCGACTGA
- a CDS encoding TRAP transporter large permease produces MEFLIANLAPIMFATLVVFLLLGFPVAFALAANGILYGLIGIELGLLTPALFQALPQRIFGIISNDTLLAVPFFTLMGLVLERSGMAEDLLETIGQLFGTVRGGLAFAVVFVGAMLAATTGVVSASVISMGLISLPIMLRYGYDRRLASGVIAASGTLSQIIPPSLVLIILADQLGRSIGDMYRAAMVPGFVLAGLYIVYIAIMCVIKPASAPALPEEARRFREDNGTRGGRSLLVLMIISVTVAWALGQWMENDTAPADERIVLSLLLWGLTAFVIAIVNKALRLGLLSALAERVTFVMIPPLFLIFLVLGTIFIGVATPTEGGAMGAVGAIAMALARKRLTLDLMKQAMDTTTKLSCFVVFILVGSTVFGLTFRGVNGDLWVEHLLTGLPGGQWGFLIVVSVLTFVLAFFLDFFELAFIIVPLLGPVAEKMGIDLIWFGVILAVNMQTSFMHPPFGFALFYLRSVAPKDPYKDKVTGRTIAPVTTGQIYWGSVPFIVIQLLMVAMVMLMPAMVMHYKGDQSQVDPSSVKIDVQGGYGGSVYGNDSGDAGALFK; encoded by the coding sequence ATGGAATTCCTGATCGCCAACCTCGCCCCCATCATGTTCGCCACCCTGGTGGTGTTCCTGCTGCTGGGCTTTCCCGTCGCCTTCGCGCTGGCGGCCAACGGCATCCTGTACGGCCTGATCGGCATCGAGCTGGGGCTGCTCACGCCCGCGCTGTTCCAGGCCCTGCCGCAGCGCATCTTCGGCATCATCTCCAACGACACGCTGCTGGCGGTGCCGTTCTTCACCCTGATGGGCCTGGTGCTGGAGCGATCCGGCATGGCCGAGGACCTGCTGGAGACCATCGGCCAGCTGTTCGGCACCGTGCGCGGCGGCCTGGCCTTTGCCGTGGTGTTCGTCGGCGCCATGCTGGCGGCGACCACCGGCGTGGTGTCGGCCTCCGTCATCTCGATGGGCCTGATCTCGCTGCCCATCATGCTGCGCTACGGCTACGACCGGCGCCTGGCCAGCGGCGTGATCGCCGCCTCGGGCACGCTGTCGCAGATCATCCCGCCGTCGCTGGTGCTGATCATCCTGGCCGACCAGCTGGGCCGCTCCATCGGCGACATGTACCGCGCGGCCATGGTGCCGGGCTTCGTGCTGGCGGGCCTGTACATCGTGTACATCGCCATCATGTGCGTGATCAAGCCCGCGTCCGCGCCGGCGCTGCCGGAAGAGGCGCGGCGCTTTCGCGAAGACAACGGCACGCGCGGCGGCCGGTCGCTGCTGGTGCTGATGATCATCTCGGTGACGGTGGCCTGGGCGCTGGGCCAGTGGATGGAGAACGACACGGCGCCGGCCGACGAGCGCATCGTGCTCAGCCTGCTGCTGTGGGGCCTGACCGCCTTTGTCATCGCCATCGTCAACAAGGCGCTCAGGCTGGGCCTGCTGTCGGCGCTGGCCGAACGCGTCACCTTCGTGATGATCCCGCCGCTGTTCCTGATCTTCCTGGTGCTGGGCACCATCTTCATCGGCGTGGCCACGCCGACCGAGGGCGGCGCGATGGGCGCGGTCGGCGCCATCGCCATGGCCCTGGCGCGCAAGCGCCTGACCCTGGACCTGATGAAGCAGGCCATGGACACCACCACCAAGCTGTCCTGCTTCGTGGTGTTCATCCTGGTGGGGTCGACGGTGTTCGGGCTGACCTTCCGCGGCGTGAACGGCGACCTGTGGGTGGAGCATCTGCTGACCGGCCTGCCGGGCGGGCAGTGGGGCTTCCTGATCGTGGTCAGCGTGCTGACCTTCGTGCTGGCGTTCTTCCTGGATTTCTTCGAGCTGGCCTTCATCATCGTGCCGCTGCTGGGGCCGGTGGCCGAGAAGATGGGCATAGACCTGATCTGGTTCGGCGTGATCCTGGCGGTGAACATGCAGACGTCCTTCATGCATCCGCCTTTCGGCTTCGCGCTGTTCTACCTGCGCTCGGTCGCGCCCAAGGATCCGTACAAGGACAAGGTCACGGGCCGCACGATCGCGCCGGTGACCACCGGGCAGATCTACTGGGGGTCGGTGCCCTTCATCGTGATCCAGCTGCTGATGGTGGCGATGGTCATGCTGATGCCCGCGATGGTCATGCACTACAAGGGCGACCAGTCGCAGGTCGACCCGTCGTCGGTGAAGATAGACGTGCAGGGCGGCTACGGCGGCAGCGTCTACGGCAACGATAGCGGCGACGCCGGCGCGCTCTTCAAATAG
- a CDS encoding TRAP transporter small permease subunit, with product MESLLALSRLIDAINLRVGRAVTWVTLLVVLVSAGNAVVRKVLHTSSNAWLELQWYMFGAMFLLASGYTLLKNEHVRVDILSSRLPRRQQIWIEIFGVVFFLLPACVLILVLSWPVFVDSFVTNEQSSNSGGLVRWPVKLLIPAGFALLVLAGVSHLIKCVGFLLGRCDDPGRREGARSAEEELAEEIAREAQAREAAALAETGATRKGER from the coding sequence ATGGAATCCCTACTTGCCCTGTCGCGTCTGATCGACGCGATAAACCTGCGCGTGGGCCGCGCGGTCACCTGGGTGACGCTGCTGGTGGTGCTGGTCAGCGCCGGCAACGCGGTGGTGCGCAAGGTATTGCACACCAGTTCGAATGCCTGGCTGGAGCTGCAGTGGTATATGTTCGGGGCCATGTTCCTGCTGGCCTCGGGCTATACGCTGCTGAAGAACGAGCACGTGCGCGTGGACATCCTGTCCTCGCGCCTGCCGCGGCGCCAGCAGATCTGGATCGAGATCTTCGGCGTGGTGTTCTTCCTGCTGCCGGCCTGCGTGCTGATCCTGGTGCTGTCCTGGCCGGTGTTCGTCGATTCCTTCGTCACCAACGAACAGTCGTCGAATTCGGGCGGGCTGGTGCGTTGGCCGGTCAAGCTGCTGATACCGGCGGGTTTCGCGCTGCTGGTATTGGCGGGGGTGTCGCACCTGATCAAGTGCGTGGGGTTCCTGCTGGGCCGCTGCGACGATCCTGGCAGGCGCGAGGGCGCGCGGTCTGCCGAAGAGGAGCTGGCCGAGGAGATCGCCCGCGAGGCACAGGCGCGTGAAGCCGCGGCCTTGGCCGAGACGGGCGCCACGCGGAAGGGGGAGCGCTGA
- a CDS encoding flavin reductase family protein, whose amino-acid sequence MRIDAPELTPQQTYKLLSGIVVPRPIAWISSLGSHGKVNLAPFSCFTFVSNAPPLLGINIGRKAGERKDTARNILAQRHFVVNIADETLLDALHDSAEEHPPEISEAELLGLDTVPGVAIDTPRLAAAPISMECRFHSVTPYGDTGAEFFVGEVLVFHVRDGLARDCKIDTEALRPVCRIGGPNYASLGPIVSKRVIRQTPKSVMAPEPPDASRDQP is encoded by the coding sequence ATGCGTATCGATGCCCCGGAACTGACGCCCCAGCAGACCTACAAGCTCCTGTCCGGCATCGTGGTGCCCCGCCCCATCGCCTGGATCAGCAGCCTGGGCTCCCATGGCAAGGTGAACCTGGCGCCTTTCAGCTGCTTCACCTTCGTGTCGAACGCCCCGCCGCTGTTGGGCATCAACATCGGCCGCAAGGCGGGCGAACGCAAGGACACGGCGCGCAACATCCTGGCGCAGCGGCATTTCGTGGTGAACATCGCCGACGAAACGCTGCTGGATGCCCTGCATGACAGCGCCGAGGAACATCCGCCGGAAATCAGCGAAGCCGAGCTGCTGGGGCTGGATACCGTGCCCGGCGTCGCGATCGATACGCCGCGCCTGGCCGCCGCGCCCATCAGCATGGAATGCCGGTTCCACAGCGTCACGCCGTACGGCGATACGGGCGCCGAGTTCTTCGTGGGCGAAGTGCTGGTCTTCCATGTCCGCGACGGCCTGGCGCGCGACTGCAAGATAGACACCGAAGCCTTGCGGCCGGTATGCCGCATCGGCGGCCCCAACTATGCATCGCTGGGACCCATCGTCAGCAAGCGCGTCATACGCCAGACGCCGAAATCGGTCATGGCGCCGGAGCCGCCCGACGCGTCGCGGGACCAGCCATGA
- a CDS encoding amidase — MSDLSDTSAVELGKLIKAKSVSPVELVRATLDRAERLQPTLNCFITLCGDAAMDAAKAAESEIMAGRYRGPLHGIPYAAKDLVDTAGIRTTYGTLAYKDHVPAQDAVAVARLKQAGAVLFGKTTTPEFGSQSITRSPLFGDTRNAWSARHSSGGSSGGAAVAVATGIGAIGIATDGGGSTRIPASVNGVVGLKQSLGVVPHSQAQDTYGNQTYVTPISRTVMDTVVMLEAMAGADGCDPWSMGRGSAAIMDGAAPSLRGCRIKYCLAPRGKLVEASVEQAFSDALKIMADAGAQLQAFDAGDEFDVEPIWRTVNHTVWRARFGKLVQERPADFSATFIRQIESAQSYTAADYQEAMFARTRLFRHVESLLADADMLVTPTLLRPALPLEQDLFEPFEIAGQRIEGIRSNWFPWTMPFNMTGNPAISLPNGFDAAGLPIGIQFVGSLGRDGDLLRRALAFEALTPQHYRQPAI; from the coding sequence ATGAGCGACCTGAGCGATACGTCGGCCGTCGAGCTGGGCAAACTGATCAAGGCAAAATCCGTGTCGCCGGTGGAGCTGGTCCGCGCGACACTGGACCGGGCCGAACGCCTGCAGCCTACGCTGAACTGCTTCATCACGCTATGCGGCGACGCCGCCATGGACGCGGCGAAGGCAGCGGAAAGCGAGATCATGGCCGGCCGGTATCGCGGCCCCCTGCACGGCATTCCCTACGCGGCGAAAGACCTGGTCGACACGGCCGGCATACGCACCACCTATGGCACGCTGGCCTACAAGGACCACGTGCCCGCGCAGGACGCCGTGGCCGTCGCGCGGCTGAAGCAGGCGGGCGCCGTCCTGTTCGGCAAGACGACCACGCCGGAATTCGGCAGCCAGTCGATCACGCGATCGCCGCTGTTCGGCGATACGCGCAACGCATGGAGCGCCAGGCACTCCAGCGGGGGATCCAGCGGCGGCGCGGCCGTCGCGGTGGCTACGGGCATCGGCGCCATCGGCATCGCCACGGACGGCGGCGGTTCGACCCGCATTCCGGCGTCGGTGAACGGCGTGGTCGGGCTCAAGCAAAGCCTGGGCGTGGTCCCGCACAGCCAGGCGCAGGACACCTACGGCAACCAGACCTATGTGACGCCCATTTCACGCACCGTGATGGACACCGTCGTCATGCTCGAAGCCATGGCGGGCGCGGATGGCTGCGATCCCTGGTCCATGGGACGCGGCAGTGCCGCGATCATGGACGGGGCGGCGCCCTCCTTGCGCGGTTGCCGGATCAAGTATTGCCTGGCCCCGCGGGGCAAGCTGGTCGAGGCCTCCGTCGAACAGGCGTTCTCCGATGCATTGAAGATCATGGCGGACGCGGGCGCACAGCTGCAAGCCTTCGACGCCGGCGACGAATTCGACGTCGAGCCGATATGGCGCACCGTCAATCACACGGTATGGCGCGCGCGCTTCGGCAAGCTGGTCCAGGAACGACCCGCCGATTTCAGCGCGACCTTCATCCGCCAGATCGAATCCGCCCAGTCATACACGGCGGCCGACTACCAGGAAGCCATGTTCGCCCGCACGCGGCTGTTCCGCCATGTCGAAAGCCTGCTGGCCGACGCGGATATGCTGGTGACGCCGACGCTGCTGCGGCCGGCGCTGCCGCTGGAACAGGACCTGTTCGAGCCTTTCGAGATCGCCGGCCAACGCATCGAAGGCATACGCAGCAACTGGTTCCCCTGGACGATGCCGTTCAACATGACGGGCAATCCCGCCATCAGCCTGCCCAATGGTTTCGACGCGGCCGGGCTGCCGATCGGCATCCAGTTCGTGGGATCGCTGGGCCGCGATGGAGACCTGCTGCGGCGCGCCCTGGCCTTCGAGGCGCTGACGCCGCAGCACTATCGCCAGCCTGCTATTTGA
- a CDS encoding MFS transporter, whose amino-acid sequence MSFDGFDSARVARFQRKVTLLSAGGTFLDGFDLTIVAVALPLIKQQWNVQAGAQSLLVSSAIIGSFVGAILLGRLTDRFGRKAMYVVDLLAFVIFAALTALSQDIWQLIAFRFLLGVGIGADYPISATLVTEFSSRHRRGQHGTFLAAMWFVGAVAAYLVGLACLPAGPAAWRYMFMVGAVFALVIFFFRITLPESPRWLQSRGRVEEAQAIMLKVTGEPVVLAPDTGRKVGLAQLFSPALARRTLFVFGFWFCYATAYYGIAMYTPTLISPFSHGSHPATLVGSGIVALLGMIGAFIGMKLVDSWGRRPLLITSFAGLTAALVALAMNSNPSFGFLVVLFSCAVLFANSGGGILNFVYPTELFPTDIRAGASGMATGVSRIGSILGVLVFPNFVAWWGNSAALWFFAAIGALGLIISVVLAPETKGTSLEELNQAHA is encoded by the coding sequence ATGAGTTTCGACGGATTCGATTCGGCGCGGGTCGCGCGTTTCCAGCGCAAGGTCACCTTGCTATCGGCGGGCGGCACATTTCTCGACGGCTTCGACCTGACCATCGTGGCGGTGGCCTTGCCGCTGATCAAGCAGCAATGGAATGTGCAGGCCGGCGCGCAGAGCCTGCTGGTGTCGTCGGCCATCATCGGTTCTTTCGTCGGCGCCATACTGCTGGGGCGGCTGACCGATCGCTTCGGGCGCAAGGCCATGTACGTGGTGGACCTGCTCGCTTTCGTCATCTTCGCCGCCCTGACCGCGTTGTCCCAGGACATCTGGCAGCTGATCGCCTTCCGCTTCCTGCTGGGGGTAGGCATCGGCGCGGATTATCCGATTTCGGCCACACTGGTTACCGAATTCAGCTCACGCCACCGGCGCGGCCAGCACGGGACTTTTCTGGCGGCCATGTGGTTCGTGGGAGCGGTGGCGGCCTACCTCGTCGGGCTGGCCTGCCTGCCCGCGGGGCCGGCGGCATGGCGCTATATGTTCATGGTCGGCGCGGTGTTCGCACTGGTCATTTTCTTTTTCCGGATCACGCTGCCGGAATCGCCGCGTTGGCTGCAATCGCGCGGACGCGTCGAGGAAGCGCAGGCCATCATGTTGAAGGTCACCGGCGAGCCGGTGGTGCTGGCCCCGGACACGGGACGCAAGGTGGGACTGGCGCAGTTGTTCAGTCCCGCGCTGGCGCGGCGCACGCTGTTCGTATTCGGCTTCTGGTTCTGCTACGCCACCGCCTACTACGGCATCGCCATGTACACGCCCACGCTGATCTCGCCCTTCTCGCATGGCTCGCACCCGGCCACGCTGGTGGGCTCGGGCATCGTCGCCCTGCTTGGCATGATCGGCGCATTCATCGGCATGAAGCTGGTGGACAGCTGGGGGCGCCGGCCGCTGCTGATCACCTCTTTCGCGGGCCTGACCGCGGCGCTGGTGGCGCTGGCCATGAACAGCAACCCCAGCTTCGGTTTCCTGGTGGTGCTGTTCAGCTGCGCCGTGCTGTTCGCCAACTCGGGCGGCGGCATCCTGAATTTCGTCTACCCGACCGAGCTGTTTCCCACCGACATCCGCGCGGGCGCATCCGGCATGGCCACCGGGGTCAGCCGCATCGGTTCCATCCTCGGCGTGCTGGTGTTTCCCAACTTCGTCGCCTGGTGGGGCAACAGCGCCGCGCTGTGGTTCTTCGCGGCGATCGGCGCGCTGGGCCTTATCATTTCCGTGGTCCTGGCGCCCGAAACCAAGGGCACCAGCCTTGAAGAACTGAACCAGGCACACGCATGA
- a CDS encoding IclR family transcriptional regulator: MSAPAADDAPAGAQTVRRAVALLRLVACGQERGVRLIDLVRMSGLNRPTVHRLLKALIQEGAVEQDPETRRYLIGQEVTLLGLARTRRFPLLTLADPYLIELAQQVGDTVFLSIRHGHDSICIGRRTGHHPIQVLSIEVGVRRPLGVGVSGVALLASLPEQESDALVADNAARLAVLGEQPQDILARVAAARATGIAHAPAGLMPGTSAVSVPVPGPGGTALGAVTVTAMANRLTADRYGEVVRLMRQTALAIARRHQERYPGHAWSRDALADDLLAGNTES, encoded by the coding sequence ATGAGCGCGCCGGCCGCCGACGATGCACCGGCGGGCGCGCAGACCGTACGCCGGGCCGTGGCGCTGCTGCGGCTGGTGGCCTGCGGGCAGGAGCGCGGCGTCCGCCTGATCGACCTGGTGCGCATGTCGGGCCTGAACCGCCCGACGGTGCACCGCCTGCTCAAGGCCCTGATCCAGGAAGGCGCGGTGGAGCAGGATCCCGAGACGCGGCGTTACCTGATCGGCCAGGAAGTCACTCTGCTCGGGCTCGCGCGCACCCGCCGCTTTCCGCTGCTTACGCTGGCCGATCCCTACCTGATCGAGTTGGCGCAGCAAGTGGGCGACACCGTGTTCCTGAGCATCCGCCACGGCCACGACTCCATATGCATCGGCCGGCGCACCGGGCATCACCCCATCCAGGTGCTGTCGATCGAGGTCGGCGTCCGCCGGCCGCTGGGCGTGGGCGTATCCGGCGTGGCGCTGCTGGCCAGCCTCCCGGAACAGGAAAGCGATGCCCTGGTCGCCGACAATGCCGCGCGCCTGGCCGTGCTGGGCGAACAACCCCAGGACATCCTGGCGCGCGTCGCCGCCGCCCGCGCCACCGGCATCGCGCACGCGCCCGCCGGCCTGATGCCGGGCACCAGCGCGGTCTCCGTCCCCGTCCCGGGTCCCGGCGGTACCGCGCTGGGCGCGGTGACCGTCACCGCCATGGCCAACCGGCTGACGGCGGACCGCTATGGCGAAGTCGTACGCCTTATGCGCCAGACCGCGCTGGCCATCGCACGCCGGCACCAGGAGCGCTATCCCGGCCATGCCTGGTCCCGCGACGCGCTGGCCGACGACCTGCTGGCGGGCAACACCGAGTCCTGA
- a CDS encoding Bug family tripartite tricarboxylate transporter substrate binding protein, which translates to MMKQYAAIHAKPARFLRAAVLMVSGWSMAMSCAHAQGAQPALPDGLPDGLIKIVVGFAPGGAADLTARTFAEQLSKEGVKEVIVDNRPGASTRIANSYVQRAAPDGLTLLLATSPAFTIYPHTYKNLGYDGDKDFRPIALLVDIPTAIVTGAGQPYSNMKEYVAWAKAHPANATVGLAAQGSSGQLGTIALGKAIGVDIAPVVYKGASPMLVDVASDRVSMGWDAAASMMPLYQGGKIKFLGLSGSDRLASLPNVPTAKEQGFPQFEAATSFYAVFAPAGLPDKTAAALERVFLKAAQDPALVKRLQENGLIVKPMDHAQLAARVRKERDFWAPIAKQAGFQFE; encoded by the coding sequence ATGATGAAGCAGTACGCAGCCATTCATGCCAAGCCGGCGCGCTTCCTGCGCGCCGCCGTGCTGATGGTATCGGGGTGGTCGATGGCTATGTCCTGCGCCCATGCCCAGGGCGCACAGCCGGCACTGCCCGATGGCTTGCCCGACGGCTTGATCAAGATCGTCGTCGGCTTCGCGCCCGGCGGAGCGGCGGACCTGACGGCACGCACGTTCGCCGAACAGTTGTCGAAGGAAGGCGTCAAGGAAGTCATCGTCGACAACCGGCCCGGGGCATCGACGCGCATCGCCAACAGCTACGTGCAGCGCGCCGCGCCCGATGGCCTGACGCTGCTGCTGGCCACGTCGCCGGCCTTCACCATCTATCCGCATACCTACAAGAACCTGGGCTATGACGGCGACAAGGATTTTCGTCCCATCGCGCTGCTGGTGGATATTCCCACCGCCATCGTCACCGGCGCCGGCCAGCCTTACAGCAATATGAAGGAGTACGTCGCCTGGGCCAAGGCGCACCCGGCCAATGCCACCGTGGGGCTCGCCGCGCAAGGCAGCTCGGGGCAGTTGGGCACGATCGCGCTGGGCAAGGCGATCGGCGTGGATATCGCCCCGGTGGTCTACAAGGGCGCGTCGCCCATGCTGGTCGACGTCGCCAGCGACCGCGTGTCGATGGGCTGGGATGCCGCGGCCAGCATGATGCCGCTCTATCAGGGCGGGAAGATCAAATTCCTGGGCCTGAGCGGATCGGATCGTCTTGCTTCGCTGCCCAACGTGCCGACGGCCAAGGAGCAGGGCTTTCCGCAATTCGAAGCCGCCACCAGCTTCTACGCGGTCTTCGCACCCGCCGGCCTGCCCGACAAGACCGCGGCGGCACTGGAGCGCGTGTTCCTCAAGGCCGCGCAGGATCCCGCGCTGGTGAAGCGATTGCAGGAAAACGGCCTGATCGTGAAACCCATGGATCACGCGCAGCTTGCCGCCCGTGTGCGCAAGGAGCGCGATTTCTGGGCGCCCATCGCCAAGCAGGCCGGCTTCCAGTTCGAATGA